A stretch of Mustela nigripes isolate SB6536 chromosome 6, MUSNIG.SB6536, whole genome shotgun sequence DNA encodes these proteins:
- the RIBC2 gene encoding RIB43A-like with coiled-coils protein 2 isoform X2, whose translation MALAQPRDLEQSLALGRRRHDELCRQKRIFDARSRIIGGDTEAWDLQVRDQKIKEATEKARHETFAAEMRHNDKITCILEGRERRDKKSLCKAISEFQQHFQRPEMRREFDLSDPLALRKDLPARQSENDIRNTVSGMQRFMGEDLNFRERKKFQEEQNREWSLQQQREWEDARAQHRSAEGLCLKTRLQFDETAKHLQNLESATRKAVCTAVKEFNKSQATESLERKIREKKQEQEDNLAEISNLLRGDLLSENPQQAASSFGPHRVVPDRWKGMTQEQLEQIRLVQKQQVQEKLEKIYGGSLYKSTH comes from the exons ATGGCGCTGGCGCAGCCCAGGGACCTGGAGCAGTCCTTGGCTCTGGGCAGGAGGAGGCACGACGAGCTGTGCCGGCAGAAACGGATCTTCGACGCCAGGAGCAGGATCATCGGG gGAGACACAGAAGCCTGGGATCTTCAGGTTCGtgaccagaaaataaaagaagcaacTGAAAAAGCTAGACATGAAACTTTTG CTGCTGAAATGAGGCACAATGACAAAATCACATGCATATTAGAAGGCCGGGAAAGGAGGGATAAGAAAAGCCTCTGTAAAGCCATCAGTGAGTTCCAGCAGCACTTCCAGAGGCCAGAAATGCGCCGTGAATTTGACCTATCAGACCCCCTAGCCCTTAGGAAAGACCTTCCAGCTAGGCAGTCGGAGAATGATATCCGGAATACGGTGTCAGGAATGCAGAGATTCATGGGAGAGGATTTAAACTTCCGCGAGAGGAAGAAATTCCAGGAGGAACAGAACCGAGAATGGTCCTtgcagcagcagagggagtgggaggacgCCCGCGCCCAGCACAGAAGTGCAG AGGGTCTCTGCTTGAAGACAAGGCTGCAGTTTGATGAAACAGCCAAGCATTTGCAGAATCTGGAAAGCGCCACCAGAAAGGCAGTTTGCACAGCCGTGAAAGAATTCAACAAGAGCCAG GCCACCGAGTCACTGGAAAGGAAAATCCGAGAGAAGAAACAGGAACAAGAAGACAACCTGGCTGAGATCTCCAACTTGCTGCGTGGAGACCTGCTCTCGGAGAACCCGCAGCAGGCAGCCAGCTCCTTCGGGCCGCACCGTGTGGTCCCCGACCGCTGGAAGGGCATGACGCAGGAGCAGCTGGAGCAGATCCGCCTGGTCCAGAAGCAGCAAGTCCAGGAGAAGCTG